The following proteins are encoded in a genomic region of Coffea eugenioides isolate CCC68of chromosome 6, Ceug_1.0, whole genome shotgun sequence:
- the LOC113773243 gene encoding sugar carrier protein A-like: MAGGSLVPAGVAKERAEEYQGRVTPYVIIACLVAAIGGSIFGYDIGISGGVASMDEFLHRFFYTVYKNEKHAHENNYCKYNNEGLAAFTSSLYLAGLVASLLASPVTRKCGRKRSIIYGGISFLIGAAFTAGAINLAMLLLGRIMLGVGIGFGNQAVPLYLSEMAPAHLRGGLNMMFQLATTLGIFSANMINYGTNKIHPWGWRLSLGLAAAPACLMTVGGLLLPETPNSLIERGLEEKGRKVLEKIRGTPNVSAEFEDMVEASKLANSIKHPFRDILKKRNRPQLVMAIFMPMFQILTGINSILFYAPVLFRSMGFKGNASLYSSALTGAVLASSTLVSMATVDRWGRRFLLIGGGIQMITCQIIVAIILGLKFGNNKELSKGFLVLVVVVICLFVVAFGWSWGPLGWTVPSEIFPLETRSAGQSITVAVNLLFTFIIAQSFLGLLCAFKFGIFLFFAGWITIMTIFVYIFLPETKGVPIEEMILLWQKHWFWKKIVSENPEVEKNNE, from the exons ATGGCAGGGGGGTCACTTGTTCCAGCTGGGGTGGCCAAAGAGAGAGCTGAAGAATACCAAGGGAGAGTCACCCCTTATGTGATCATTGCTTGTCTGGTTGCTGCTATCGGAGGATCCATATTTGGATATGACATTGGAATTTCAG GTGGGGTTGCATCAATGGATGAATTTCTCCATCGATTTTTCTACACCGTGTACAAAAACGAAAAGCATGCACATGAAAACAACTATTGCAAGTACAATAATGAAGGTCTTGCAGCATTTACCTCATCTTTGTACCTAGCTGGTTTGGTTGCATCTCTTTTAGCCTCGCCTGTAACCAGGAAGTGTGGCCGTAAGAGAAGTATAATTTATGGTGGAATCAGCTTCCTGATTGGAGCAGCCTTCACTGCCGGAGCTATCAACCTTGCTATGCTTCTTTTGGGCCGTATCATGCTGGGCGTTGGTATTGGCTTTGGAAATCAG GCAGTTCCGTTGTATTTGTCTGAAATGGCACCGGCACATCTCCGAGGTGGGCTAAACATGATGTTTCAATTAGCAACAACTCTTGGAATCTTCTCAGCGAACATGATTAATTACGGAACTAATAAGATCCACCCATGGGGATGGAGGCTTTCTCTTGGTCTAGCTGCAGCACCAGCTTGCTTGATGACGGTAGGAGGCTTGCTCCTTCCGGAGACACCAAACAGCTTAATTGAACGGGGGttggaagaaaaaggaagaaaagtgtTGGAAAAAATAAGAGGAACTCCAAATGTGAGTGCAGAATTTGAAGACATGGTGGAAGCAAGCAAATTGGCTAACTCCATCAAGCATCCATTCAGAGACATTCTAAAGAAAAGGAACAGACCACAGCTGGTGATGGCAATCTTCATGCCAATGTTCCAGATTCTGACAGGCATAAATTCAATACTCTTCTATGCCCCTGTCCTGTTCCGAAGCATGGGGTTCAAGGGAAATGCTTCCCTGTACTCCTCGGCTTTGACCGGAGCTGTTCTTGCATCATCAACACTGGTCTCCATGGCAACGGTAGACAGATGGGGTCGAAGATTTCTATTGATTGGTGGAGGCATTCAAATGATCACATGCCAG ATTATTGTTGCCATAATATTGGGCCTCAAATTTGGCAACAACAAGGAACTGTCAAAAGGCTTTTTAGTCCTCGTGGTGGTGGTCATTTGCCTTTTTGTTGTGGCCTTCGGATGGTCTTGGGGTCCGCTTGGTTGGACCGTGCCAAGTGAAATATTCCCATTGGAGACGCGCTCGGCAGGACAAAGTATTACAGTGGCAGTCAATCTTCTCTTTACTTTCATCATAGCACAATCATTCCTCGGGCTCCTCTGTGCTTTCAAGTTTGGGATTTTCCTCTTCTTCGCTGGCTGGATCACCATCATGACAATATTCGTTTATATATTTCTACCAGAAACAAAAGGAGTGCCCATAGAAGAGATGATACTGTTATGGCAAAAGCATTGGTTCTGGAAGAAGATTGTATCTGAGAATCCAGAAGTTGAAAAGAATAATGAGTAA
- the LOC113773048 gene encoding sugar transport protein 7-like codes for MAGGSSAPTGVSKERAEQYQGRVTAYVLVACIVAAVGGSLFGYDIGISGGVTSMDGFLSKFFPTVYRHKMHAHENNYCKYNNQGLAAFTSSLYLAGLVSSLVASPITRKYGRRGSIICGGISFSIGAALDASAQNLAMLILGRIMLGFGIGFGNQAVPLYLSEMAPTHLRGGLNMMFQLATTLGIFTANMINYGTEKLRPWGWRVSLGLAAAPAILMTVGGILLPETPNSLIERGSEEKGKKVLEKIRGTTNVHAELQDIIDASELANSIEHPFRKILEKKHRPELIMSIFMPTFQILTGINSILFYAPVLFQTMGFAGNASLYSSAVTGAVLASSTLVSIATVDRWGRRVLLIGGGIQMIICQVIVAIILGLKFGSDRELSKGFSILVVVVICLFVAAFGWSWGPLGWTVPSEIFPLEIRSAGQSITVAVNLLFTFAIGQSFLSLLCAFKFGIFLFFAGWITIMTIFVYLFLPETKGVPIEEMVFLWRKHWFWKRVLPKDLESSKNGAE; via the exons ATGGCTGGTGGCTCGTCAGCTCCCACAGGTGTGTCCAAGGAGAGAGCAGAGCAGTACCAAGGGAGGGTCACAGCTTATGTACTCGTCGCTTGCATTGTTGCTGCCGTTGGAGGGTCGCTCTTTGGATATGACATCGGAATTTCAG GAGGAGTAACTTCCATGGATGGATTTCTCTCTAAGTTCTTTCCGACAGTCTATAGACATAAGATGCATGCCCATGAAAACAACTACTGCAAGTACAACAACCAGGGCCTAGCAGCGTTTACATCTTCTCTCTATCTTGCGGGATTGGTCTCATCTCTGGTGGCATCTCCAATTACAAGGAAATATGGTAGACGCGGAAGTATAATCTGCGGTGGAATAAGCTTTTCAATTGGAGCAGCTTTGGATGCATCCGCTCAAAATCTAGCAATGCTAATTCTTGGAAGGATAATGCTTGGTTTTGGCATTGGGTTTGGAAATCAG GCTGTTCCTCTTTATCTGTCTGAGATGGCTCCCACGCATCTCCGAGGAGGGCTCAACATGATGTTTCAACTTGCAACTACTCTTGGGATCTTCACAGCAAACATGATCAACTATGGCACTGAGAAGCTACGGCCATGGGGATGGAGGGTCTCTCTTGGCCTGGCAGCTGCTCCAGCAATTTTAATGACTGTGGGAGGAATACTACTTCCAGAAACACCAAACAGCCTAATTGAACGTGGAtcagaggaaaaaggaaaaaaagttctAGAAAAAATCAGAGGGACAACAAATGTCCATGCTGAGTTACAAGACATTATTGATGCAAGTGAGCTTGCAAACTCAATTGAGCATCCTTTCAGAAAAATTCTTGAGAAGAAGCACAGACCTGAGTTAATAATGTCTATCTTCATGCCAACTTTCCAGATTCTGACAGGCATAAATTCAATTCTCTTCTATGCCCCAGTATTATTTCAGACTATGGGTTTTGCAGGCAATGCTTCTCTATATTCTTCAGCAGTGACTGGAGCAGTTCTGGCTTCATCAACATTAGTTTCAATTGCTACAGTTGATAGATGGGGCCGTAGAGTTTTACTGATCGGTGGGGGAATACAAATGATTATTTGTCAG GTCATAGTAGCAATTATCTTGGGGCTAAAATTTGGCAGTGACAGGGAACTCTCTAAAGGCTTCTCCATTTTGGTGGTAGTTGTGATCTGCCTCTTTGTTGCAGCTTTTGGGTGGTCATGGGGCCCACTAGGGTGGACCGTGCCAAGTGAGATATTCCCATTAGAAATTCGGTCAGCTGGACAAAGCATTACAGTAGCTGTAAATCTCCTTTTCACATTCGCAATAGGCCAGTCCTTCCTCTCCCTCCTTTGTGCCTTCAAGTTTGGGATCTTCCTCTTCTTTGCGGGCTGGATTACCATCATGACAATCTTTGTTTATCTTTTCCTACCCGAAACCAAGGGTGTTCCAATTGAGGAGATGGTATTCCTCTGGAGAAAACATTGGTTTTGGAAGAGGGTTCTCCCCAAGGATTTGGAGTCTTCCAAGAATGGAGC